The following proteins are encoded in a genomic region of Dioscorea cayenensis subsp. rotundata cultivar TDr96_F1 chromosome 8, TDr96_F1_v2_PseudoChromosome.rev07_lg8_w22 25.fasta, whole genome shotgun sequence:
- the LOC120267942 gene encoding uncharacterized protein LOC120267942, protein MRDFPSCFGENGVQVADSSSSSNKTAQNLVACLYQAQLSGHSCIITVTWSKSLMGQALSVAIDDATNQCICKVDIKPWLFSKRKGSKSFGGDNAKADIYWDLSAAKFGSGPEPLENFYVAVTFDFEMVLLIGDLTKEAYRKTNACPPPSNAVFIAKREHVFGKKLYCTKAQFCDNGQVHDIIIDCETLGLKDPCLEIRIDKKRVMQVKRLSWKFRGNQTIVVDGLPVEVFWDVHNWLFGMPTGNAVFMFQTCLSTNKLLPVSCSQVIRESQLQGLAFSLILHAWRNE, encoded by the coding sequence ATGAGGGATTTCCCTTCTTGTTTTGGTGAAAATGGAGTTCAGGTTGCTGATTCCTCCTCAAGCTCAAACAAGACTGCTCAGAACCTTGTAGCATGCCTCTACCAAGCACAACTCTCTGGCCACAGTTGCATAATCACTGTCACTTGGAGCAAGAGCTTAATGGGGCAAGCTCTCAGTGTTGCCATTGATGATGCCACCAATCAATGCATCTGCAAAGTGGATATCAAGCCATGGTTGTTCTCCAAAAGGAAAGGGTCTAAGAGCTTTGGGGGAGACAATGCCAAAGCAGACATTTATTGGGACCTCTCTGCTGCCAAATTTGGTTCTGGTCCTGAACCATTGGAAAATTTCTATGTTGCTGTTACCTTTGATTTTGAGATGGTTCTCTTGATTGGTGATCTTACTAAAGAGGCTTATCGGAAAACCAATGCTTGCCCACCGCCTTCGAATGCTGTGTTCATCGCTAAGCGAGAGCATGTTTTCGGTAAGAAGTTATACTGCACAAAGGCGCAATTTTGCGACAATGGCCAAGTTCatgatattattattgattgtgaGACTTTAGGACTCAAAGATCCTTGTCTGGAGATTCGAATCGATAAGAAGAGAGTAATGCAGGTGAAGAGATTATCTTGGAAGTTCAGGGGAAATCAGACAATTGTTGTTGATGGTCTTCCTGTTGAGGTGTTTTGGGATGTGCATAATTGGTTATTTGGTATGCCTACTGGTAATGCTGTGTTTATGTTCCAGACTTGCTTGTCGACCAATAAACTGTTACCGGTGTCTTGTTCGCAAGTAATTCGGGAATCTCAGTTGCAAGGCCTTgctttttcattgattttgcaTGCATGGAGGAATGAGTAG